In a genomic window of Diabrotica undecimpunctata isolate CICGRU chromosome 2, icDiaUnde3, whole genome shotgun sequence:
- the LOC140435188 gene encoding facilitated trehalose transporter Tret1-like has protein sequence MVVLTVENNKTSKDEQEKTWPQIYAILISTMVGITNGQFFAWASPFMVQIVNDKEKYNISEQEASYFNTINPIFTLAICPFCAILTDGLGRKKTLLLIAVPQVASWLFAAFAKDVYMFYVSRAFAGIADGLFFSALPPYVGEITTPAVRDKWGNLLAGSYYVGEFLINVIGSYCGVVVTSYICLPLPIIFFILFLWVPETPYYYLIKGKEEEARKSLLYFRGEKNIEQNLNQLKLDVQRQMSESGTWGDLFKIKSNRRALLAGAFLRFSQHTSGLCIFITFTQFIFQKSGGNLSHELSSIIYTGVQMVLNLLVLTFVMHRFGRRVFYITSTASNGVILFCMATFFYLNDYTNIDVSSFNWFPIASMITYQIFASFGLTVIPTLMLSELFSVSIKTKAMVVNVLVFGAGGSFINYMFYLINTSAGFFAPFYVFAVCNILSAIITYFIIPETRGLTLEEIQQALKSKKFY, from the exons ATGGTTGTGTTAACAGTTGAAAACAACAAAACTTCTAAAGATGAACAGGAAAAGACATGGCCACAGATTTATGCCATTTTAATAA GTACTATGGTGGGCATAACCAACGGACAATTCTTCGCATGGGCATCTCCATTTATGGTTCAAATAGTCAACGACAAGGAAAAATACAATATCTCAGAACAAGAAGCATCATATTTCAATACAATTAATCCAATTTTTACCCTCGCTATCTGCCCCTTTTGTGCTATACTTACCGATGGTCTCGGCCGCAAAAAGACACTTCTCCTAATTGCAGTACCTCAGGTAGCCAGTTGGCTGTTCGCTGCATTTGCAAAGGATGTTTATATGTTCTACGTATCAAGAGCCTTTGCAGGAATTGCAGATGGACTATTCTTTTCAGCTCTACCTCCTTATGTCGGAGAAATAACAACGCCTGCAGTAAGGGACAAGTGGGGTAATCTGCTTGCAGGTTCTTACTATGTAGGAGAATTTTTAATTAACGTCATTGGTAGTTACTGTGGAGTTGTGGTAACTTCTTACATATGTTTGCCATTGCCtattatattctttattttatttttatgggtACCCGAAACTCCTTATTATTACTTAATTAAGgggaaagaagaagaagcaagaaAGTCCTTATTATATTTTAGAggagaaaaaaatattgaacaaaatttaaacCAGTTAAAACTGGATGTTCAGCGACAAATGTCAGAATCAGGAACGTGGGGAgacttgtttaaaataaaaagtaatagaagGGCTTTGTTAGCAGGAGCTTTTTTGCGATTCTCACAACACACTTCTGGTCtttgtatttttataacttttacacaatttattttccaaaAATCTGGAGGAAACTTAAGTCATGAACTGTCTTCTATAATATACACGGGCGTTCAAATGGTTTTGAACCTTCTAGTTCTGACGTTTGTTATGCACAGATTTGGACGAAGAGTATTCTATATTACTAGTACTGCTAGTAATGGAGTAATATTATTTTGCATGGCAACCTTTTTTTACCTCAACGATTATACCAACATCGATGTTTCGAGTTTTAATTGGTTTCCAATTGCCAGCATGATTACATATCAAATTTTTGCTTCATTTGGCTTGACCGTCATTCCTACACTTATGTTAAGTGAGCTTTTCTCTGTCAGTATTAAAACTAAAGCAATGGTTGTGAATGTGTTAGTCTTTGGAGCCGGTGGAAGCTTCAtcaattatatgttttatttgaTCAATACCAGTGCTGGATTTTTTGCACCTTTCTACGTTTTTGcagtttgtaatattttatctgcAATTATAACCTATTTTATAATACCGGAAACTAGAGGCTTAACTCTAGAAGAAATTCAGCAGGctttgaaaagtaaaaaattttattaa